The Bacillus thuringiensis genome contains the following window.
TTTATTGTCTCATTGCCTTTTTACTTATACCAAAAGACATAAAAACATCAGATCTAAAGGTTATTAATTCCCACTTTTATCAAGAAAGCGATAAAAAAGAAATTTTATATATTTATAGTAAATTAACACCGTTTTTTTCCAATTATTCAGGAGATTATAGCATTCAAACAAAAGAACAAGAAATAAACATTCATGCTAATCGAAATTCAATTCCTTTTAAAAATAAAGATGTCTTATTTTCAATTGAAAAAGACATACCCCATGGAATAGATTGGGAAGAAAAAGATGTTTACATTGTAGATGAGAACAATAAAAAAATACTTATATATAACCATAAAAATAAACAACTGTATTACCAACTAAAAAATTAAAAAGTAGGCGATCAAAATTAAAAACATTTACAAATATTTTTTTATACTAACTACGCTTATTCTTAATATAATTAGTTCTCTACTCATTATGAATACTGGATTTACGCCAGGGAATATGCTATTTGCTATTACATTTTTATTTTTCACCATGCTATTCCAATCAACTACAATGCTATTTATTGTATATATGATTAAAAATGATACATCTAAAAAGATAAAAATAATATTATATGTTTTTTTAACACTCGATATATTTATCTTTTTATCCTTGCTATACATGGCATATATAGTAACAACATCATTAAAATATTATTAACATCTTTATAGCAAGGGAATGCTTGTAAACTGATCTATACTGCATTCCCTTATTGTATGTATGCTATATTCTTATTCGCCTTTTTCTAACAGTAGAACCACGAATCTTGGCGAAGACATTTGTTTTTGCCCTGTCCTGGGGTCCGTCCTCGCTTTTTATTCCACGGTTCCCTTGACCACGAGCCTCCGAACCCTCAAACTCCCAAAGCTAACCCCAGCGGGCAAAAACCGCCCTTCTGGGGCCACCCCTGGCGAGTTTGCATGAGGGTTCCCCTCATCGTCAAGGAACTTTCGCGGCATAAACGCCAGGACTCAGATTATAAATCTCAAAATAATTATTTTCCAAATAACCTCGCAAAAAAACCTTTGGATTCCGTAGATGCTGTTAATGATTTTGTTTCTTGTACTTCACGAATTGTTTCAAGTAACTTCTGATCCCGTTTCTCTAACTTATTATCAATATAGTCTTGTTGTTTTTGTAATTGTTCAATTAACAACTTATTAAATTCTTCTTGTTTCTCACTATATTCTCTAAGTTTACTAACTTCATTTTTTAATGCTTTTAATTCTTCAGCTAAAATCTCTCCAGCTTCTTTACTAGGAACAGGCTTTATACTCTCTCCACCTGTAGCAAAGTAATGTTCAATTTGTTTTATTGAATAATTCTGTTCTCGATGTAATTGCTTAACTATCTTCATTTGCTCAAGAGCTTTTTCATCAAAAATATTGTAACCTGACTCATTTTTCTCTAAAGGAATATATGTCTTTAATTCTTTCATCCAATTCCTTATAACATTTGGTGATTCATCTAAATATAATGCAACTTCTTTAACAGTCATCGCTATATAACCTGGGTTTTCTCCACCTAGGTATTCACTTTTATCCATCTTTTTACCCACCTTTAAAACCTAGATAAAAACCTAAATATTTTTAATATCAAGGGTTATTTCCAAAAAAATCAATCTTAAAACCTAAGTATTAAACCTAGGTTTTTACTAATTCATTCTACTAAGGTTTATATCCTTCTGTCATATGAAAATAACGGAATTTTTCATAGCTCCAATTCATACTTCATTTAGCAAAGATCTTAGCCGCGCCACAAAAAGTTTTCTAATAACCTTGCAATAAGCCAAAACTAA
Protein-coding sequences here:
- a CDS encoding helix-turn-helix domain-containing protein — protein: MDIGKKIKHLRLINNMTQEDVASQLFISRQVISKWELGKSLPDLTNLLALSNLFNVSIDSLLKEDSNLQNQIIKQSNYKRYLLIAALYIYSLITIVVIFYCLIAFLLIPKDIKTSDLKVINSHFYQESDKKEILYIYSKLTPFFSNYSGDYSIQTKEQEINIHANRNSIPFKNKDVLFSIEKDIPHGIDWEEKDVYIVDENNKKILIYNHKNKQLYYQLKN
- a CDS encoding DUF3967 domain-containing protein, with the translated sequence MDKSEYLGGENPGYIAMTVKEVALYLDESPNVIRNWMKELKTYIPLEKNESGYNIFDEKALEQMKIVKQLHREQNYSIKQIEHYFATGGESIKPVPSKEAGEILAEELKALKNEVSKLREYSEKQEEFNKLLIEQLQKQQDYIDNKLEKRDQKLLETIREVQETKSLTASTESKGFFARLFGK